The sequence GCTGCTACTGATACTTACAGTTTCAATTCATTCCTTGATTTGTTTAATTCTTGCAGTTTGGTGAAGATGCGTGATCTAGATTCTCCTCATATCAGAGAATTCGTTATTCAGAAATACTCTGGAGGTCACCATAAGAAGAGTTCTGGTGGTGGCAAGTGCTGGATCCCTGGTTACAAAACAGACTTGATTCGAGACGCTGAGCCCCTCATTCAAGAGGAGCCTCTTAAGCCATGGATCACTCTCAAGCGCAACATTCAGAACGTTAAATACATCCCTTCCATGGTAGACATTCGTTTCAAGAGTAGATACGTTTACGTTGATGTTGGTGCTCGGAGCTACGGTTCAAGCATTGGGAGCTGGTTCAAGAAACAGTACCCCAAGCAGAACAAAACTTTTGATGTTTTCGCTATTGAGGCCGACAAGGCCTTTCACGAGGAGTATAAGATTAAGAAGAAGGTGCAGCTTTTGCCCTATGCAGCCTGGGTCAGGAACGAGACTTTGTCCTTTGAGATCAATCACGATCCGGGGAAAGAAGTGGAAGCCAAAGCAATGGGCAGGGGGATGGGCAGAATCCAGCCTGTTAAGAAATCTTCCTCGAGCTTAGCTGGAGAGGTGAACCTGATTCAAGGGTTCGATTTCGCTGACTGGTTGAAGAAGAGCGTGAGAGAGAGGGACTTTGTTGTGATGAAGATGGATGTTGAAGGAACCGAATTTGATCTGATCCCGAGGCTGATCAAGACTGGAGCCATTTGTCTAATAGATGAGCTGTTCCTTGAATGCCATTACAACAGGTGGCAGAGATGTTGTCCTGGCCAAAGGAGCCAAAAGTACAACAAAACTTATAACCAGTGCCTACAGCTCTTCACTTCGCTCAGACAAAGTGGGGTGCTTGTCCATCAATGGTGGTAATGGTTGCATTATCTCCTTCTTCTTACATGGCTTGGGGTGATTTTTAATCTATAAATGTACTTTCTTCTTCTAGAATATAAACAACAAGGATATTGTAGGGTTTCTATTAAGGCacagtaaaaaaaaactctgttCTGTTTTTAAATTCCCTTTACTGTAAGAATTTTAGattgaaatgaaaaaaattgaatttctcTCACTTGCACAAACCTTGCTGTATTTATATATGATCTTGTGCTATCCAATGAGGTAAGAAGGCGAGTTTTGGTGTGTTTGTTTTATGGAGTTTTGCCTCTTGTTAGATATATTGTACTCTGGAAGAATGGTTTCAACAATGGAGCAATGAAAATGCCTTGAATCAGGTATTGTCATTTTATCTTCTGTCAAAAGATTATTAATGGTTCATCTAAAGTTGTTTGTATACCTGACCTCTTCAAGTGATTTGGTGAAGGAGAAGGTGGATTTATTTCGCTCTGGATTGCAAATAAAGAGCTAACGGAGGAAAATCTATCGAGGCAGGTAACTTTTTCTTATCGTTAATCTTCCGCATCCAATTTTGGATGCTCATCATCCTAGATTTCCATCTATATTTAGACAGAGAAAGAAAACGATAAACAAatctttctctctctgtttacagtttttttttgtgcgtGTTCATCTGAGAAAACCTCTTTGACTTTTCCATTATATTATTCCATTTAAGCTTATGCCATTCTGTATTATTGTAATCGGGTGTTTGATGTAGCAATCATTCTTATGAGGTTTCTTTCATGCTTGTTCCTCCTTCTTCTCACCCTCCTTTTCCCTTGTAAGGCCCGCCTCACAAGGTGACGGCatggaaaatataattttctgcAACAGTTTGATTCTTCTACCCTGCTCTCCTGCCTTCAATTACTACTTCCGCAGGACCTAACCACACATTCCGTTTCCAGAGACATTTTGGccccaaatatatatatatatatagattttccctgttttttgtttcttgttggGCACCAGCCTCTTGCAGTATGGGGGTTTGTTGTAGCAAGGGCGCAGGGATAATTGTTGAGAATGGCACGGATGATGGTAATGAACATGGAGACGCAGAGGCtgatgtaagggacacaaacgATGGTGCCATCATAAGGTCCAGCGGATCATCCAAACACGTTTCCATGGCAATCAAACAAGGCAAAAAGGGGATCAATCAAGACGCCATGACAGTCTGGGAGGTATGAGTTtatttttcctcttttcctaAGTTTTTGCTATTTACATGTAATTTCCATTTTGGAGCTGTCTCCCTTTTATTAAGGCAAATgatcaaaatcattttttttgcaTCTTAAAAACTTTTGTTTCAGAACTTTGGTGGGGAGGAAGATATGATCTTTTGCGGTGTATTTGACGGTCACGGCCCCATGGGTCACAAGATCTCTCGTCACATATGTGACAGTCTACCTTCAAGGGTCCATTCGAGAATCAGATGTGGCGGCAATGTAAACATAGAGAATGATAATAATTCAAAGAGCCAGGAGGGTTTCTTGGAGAAAGTGCTAGTGACACTCTTTAAGCGAATAGACAGCGAACTTGGTCTCGACTCTCCTTATGATAGTTTTTGCAGCGGCACAACTGCTGTAACCGTCCTTAAACAGGTAGATATCATTAGTCTCTCTTCAGCATCATGGGTTCTTCTTAAAATAATACAATCTGAAAATATGCACAGTTCATCAAAAGAGGGGTTAAAAGTTGTTTCGTCAAAACATTTGTAGGGTGACTGCTTGGTGATCGCCAACTTGGGAGATTCACGAGCTGTTCTAGGCACCCGTGGAAGCAAGAACAATCTCAAAGCTGTCCAACTCACGGTTGATCTGAAACCCTGTGTCCAACGTAAGTGTCTTTCCCTTTGAGGTTGACAtagaaaaaaagtaaatagaATCCCGATGAAGAAGCTTGCCTtgctttttatcttttaaaaacaggAGAAGCAGAGAGAATAGTAGCATGCAAAGGAAGGGTGTTTGCGATGGAAGAGGAACCTGATGTGTATAGAGTGTGGATGCCTGATGATGATTGCCCTGGACTCGCAATGTCGAGGGCGTTTGGTGATTTCTGCCTCAAAGACTATGGACTTCTCTGCGTTCCTGAGGTCTTTTTCAGAAAAGTCGGTAGAGAAGACGAGTTTGTGGTTCTAGCCACCGATGGGGTATAAACAAACTTCAAccagttttcagtttttttaatttatttctctTACAATTGCATTCAGTGAAAGCAGACTGTCTTCTATTCTGTGAACAGATTTGGGATGTTTTGTCAAACGAAGAAGTGGTGAAGATTGTGGGTTCCTGCAAGGACCGGTCAGTGGCCGCAGACACGTTGGTTCAGAGAGCAGCTCGGGCATGGAGAACGAAGTTTCCAACCTCTAAAGCTGATGACTGCGCCGTGGTGGTGCTTTACCTGAACCACCCAAGAGAAGGGAACGTGAGCAGAGCGGTATCGACTGTTTCTTGGAGATCAGGTAAAAGCAATAGAGTATAATGGAGTCGCACCAGAGTCTACCGCAAAGTAGGATATGATGGTTTGAACCTGTTGAGTGTATTTGATGCTTACTCAACATGAAACTTTTATTTGTGCATAAAATAACTCTTGTGTTtctgtgtatatatattgtttaacaAAGCAATTGAAAAAGGGATAAATAAAAGTAGATGAGCTAATAATGTACTCGAGCCTTTTGTTTCCGCAAATTCAAAATTCTGACATCTCAATTTTTAACTATTTCTGTCTGACGGCCTGCATCCAAATTTTAACATGCAGTCATGCACCACCGTGTTTGAATTACGTACATAGGTAGAAATGAAAACCTGGTTTTTGTGTGTTTGGATCGTTTGGTTTAAAAACACTGGACGTATTCAATCTCACATGACCACGTACACGTGACGTTGTATTCTCGAACTCGTTAGTGCACAAACGGCAAACTGAAATCGGCCAGCATTTTCAAAGTCAAACTGATAAGGATTTATGCGATCCAATCGTATCAGCGTTGaaatttaatgattttcttGTTTTAGAATAATTTATTATCTAATTAACAAACTGCATTAGACTCGGTGACGCGTAACTCGTCATCAATGTATTTGAAGTAAAAATGAAATGGGAATAAAGCATACCTTTTTCCAAACGGTTATAAGGTAATCATCCGATATTATTACTAATCATTGGTGGAAGTTATTTTACTGCAGTCCTATAAGTTAGGAATTCAGCttaaatcaatattttattttcatttatctaATAAGTCAAATCATGCAATCAAAGTCAAATTCTTTAGTTTTTTCtcctaaatataataaaaatatctgCAGTTCAAGCATATTTGGAATATGTCAAAGTCAGTCCATGTAATTGCGTTGGACCTTTAAGAAAAATACATATTAGTTTCCAGCATAAAAGAAATTATCAACACCCtacaatttatattattttatactttaTCCACGAATGATGGGAGGACaccaaattatataaattagcaGTACTTTTGAATATGAGTTTCCTTGAGTTTATTGTTGTTATAATTATCAATGAATTAGTATGATTAAATGGTACTTGTTAACTGATTTTAGCAAAAGATTATATAGTTCTTTTCCAAGTTtatcattatttatataaattattattattaccctTGAATTAGCAATATGTAAatgattttgaaatatatttttatcttttgtttatctatGTATATGAAATCTTAGCTAATTActtagtatttttaaaataatgagtttaataaaatcaaacTCCAGTTTCCTTTTGGTTAATTATGGAGaggtcaatatatatatacatatacacaaGTTTATGGAGAGGTTtcaaaaatatccaaataatCAAGTAAATTGATTATAAGCAAAAGAAATGATAGATGACAGCATTTGATCATAACCACagctttaaaaaataaattaaaagtcgATATTGTtgaaaaatagataaatata comes from Brassica rapa cultivar Chiifu-401-42 chromosome A02, CAAS_Brap_v3.01, whole genome shotgun sequence and encodes:
- the LOC103850409 gene encoding uncharacterized protein LOC103850409, which encodes MEGKAAGSSSSLLRNMMVRVLLLGVLLFLLRFAYVITLTGESCNRGDFCFFSLPPDLVSVIGSTSPGADDDHLIKSVQFYSSVFRDLISDGFLSPHSKSLCVEATPAAREVFSLREIGVKDSIGISKKASRPLVVKGEGHSIPFQDNTFDFIFSGGGRLGKSLKPLEFAEEITRTLKPQGIAVVHVAATDTYSFNSFLDLFNSCSLVKMRDLDSPHIREFVIQKYSGGHHKKSSGGGKCWIPGYKTDLIRDAEPLIQEEPLKPWITLKRNIQNVKYIPSMVDIRFKSRYVYVDVGARSYGSSIGSWFKKQYPKQNKTFDVFAIEADKAFHEEYKIKKKVQLLPYAAWVRNETLSFEINHDPGKEVEAKAMGRGMGRIQPVKKSSSSLAGEVNLIQGFDFADWLKKSVRERDFVVMKMDVEGTEFDLIPRLIKTGAICLIDELFLECHYNRWQRCCPGQRSQKYNKTYNQCLQLFTSLRQSGVLVHQWW
- the LOC103850410 gene encoding probable protein phosphatase 2C 65 isoform X2, with the translated sequence MGVCCSKGAGIIVENGTDDGNEHGDAEADVRDTNDGAIIRSSGSSKHVSMAIKQGKKGINQDAMTVWENFGGEEDMIFCGVFDGHGPMGHKISRHICDSLPSRVHSRIRCGGNVNIENDNNSKSQEGFLEKVLVTLFKRIDSELGLDSPYDSFCSGTTAVTVLKQGDCLVIANLGDSRAVLGTRGSKNNLKAVQLTVDLKPCVQREAERIVACKGRVFAMEEEPDVYRVWMPDDDCPGLAMSRAFGDFCLKDYGLLCVPEVFFRKVGREDEFVVLATDGTVFYSVNRFGMFCQTKKW
- the LOC103850410 gene encoding probable protein phosphatase 2C 65 isoform X1, which codes for MGVCCSKGAGIIVENGTDDGNEHGDAEADVRDTNDGAIIRSSGSSKHVSMAIKQGKKGINQDAMTVWENFGGEEDMIFCGVFDGHGPMGHKISRHICDSLPSRVHSRIRCGGNVNIENDNNSKSQEGFLEKVLVTLFKRIDSELGLDSPYDSFCSGTTAVTVLKQGDCLVIANLGDSRAVLGTRGSKNNLKAVQLTVDLKPCVQREAERIVACKGRVFAMEEEPDVYRVWMPDDDCPGLAMSRAFGDFCLKDYGLLCVPEVFFRKVGREDEFVVLATDGIWDVLSNEEVVKIVGSCKDRSVAADTLVQRAARAWRTKFPTSKADDCAVVVLYLNHPREGNVSRAVSTVSWRSGKSNRV